ATTTGAACGAACAAACTCAAATATATTTCGATTGGCATGAGCAGGAATTGTAAAAGCAAGTAATATTCCGGCCAAAGTTGCATGAACACCCGATTTTAAAAGCATGTACCAAAGAATAATACCTAGAATTAAAAAAATTGAAATATTGCGAACCCTAAGCAAGTTTATTAACCAAAGTAATGCATATATTCCTCCGCCGTAAAGTAAGTATAACCAATCAATTTCGCTGGTATAATACAGGGCAATTACAATAACAGCACCAATATCATCAACAATGGCAATTGAGGTTAATAAAAGCTTTAAAGAAACCGGAATTCGTTTCCCTAGAAGAATTAAAATTCCCAAAGCAAAAGCAATATCGGTAGCCATGGGCACTCCCCAACCATGAGTTCCGCTGCCGGTTAAATTAAGCGATACATAAAACAAGGCAGGAACTACCATTCCTCCAATGGCTGCAAAAATGGGAAGACTAGCTTTTCGCATAGATGATAATCCGCCAGTTAAAAGCTCTCGTTTTATTTCCAGTCCAACAACAAAGAAAAACACTGCCATTAAACCATCGTTAATCCAGTGAATAATAGTTTTTGATAATTCCCAACTTCCAAAATGCAAACCAAAATATCCTTGCCAATAGGCAATAAATGATTCTCCTTGAGAAGAGTTTGCTATAAAAATTGCCAGAATTGTAAAAAACATTAACACAATACCACCAAATGCTTCTAGTCTAACAAATTCTACCAATGGATCTTTTATTCTATCGAATATTCTCTTACGCTTTAAAAATTGAATCATTATATTCTTTCTTAGTTAATAAGGATGCAAAAATATAGGTCAGTACAAATTCTAACAATGGGGAAATCCCTACTTTTACAACCGATAAGTGTATTGAAATTAATTTTTAATTAAACGATGTTTGAATGCATAAATTACCAAATTAATTGAATTGTATGTTCCTGTTTTCTGAAACAAACTACTCTTATGTTTTTCGATGGTTTTGGGACTTAAATAAGTTTGTTCGGCAATTTCTTTATTTCCTAATCCTTTGCAAATTAAGTTTAAAACTTCAGTTTCGCGTTCGGTAAAACTTGGTAAATCTTGTTTTTTTCTCTTTCGTTCCTGAATTGTATTAAGCTTATCCGAAAGTAGATCAATAATATCTTTGGAAAAATAATTTCCACCCGAATTTACTTTATTAATTGCTTCCTCAAACTCATCTATTTCGGCACTTTTTAACATGTAAGCTTCTACTCCTGCCATCAACATTTGTTCAAGATAATCATCATCTAAAAACGTGGTAAGTGCAATAATTTTTAAATCAGGGAATTGCTCTAAAGCTTTTTGAGTAGCTTCTACACCATTAATCTTTGGCATATTTATATCCATAAAAATAAGATCGGGAGAATAAGTTTTTAGGAGCTCCAATAATTCTCTTCCATCCGATGCTTCACCAATTATTTCAACATACTGAAAACTCTGAAGTAACAATCGGAAACCATCTCTAAAAATTTTATGATCATCTACTAATATTACTTTAATTGATTTCATTTGTATGTTTTATTGTATTTATATTAAACTTAATTTCTATAAAAAACCCCTTTCCTGGCCTACTTTTAATATTAAGTTTTCCTCCAATTGAGCTAATTCTATCTGTAATGTTCTTTAAGCCCATTCCCCCACTTTCACTATTATTTATTTTTGCAGAATCAAATCCGATTCCATTATCCGAATATTTTATTAAAATGGTTTTGTATCCCGATAAAATAAGATGAGCCTCGCTTGCCTTTGCATGTCTTAAACTGTTATTTATTAACTCATTACATATTCTATAAACAATAACTTCTGTACTTTTTAAAGGCATTCCGCTTAAATTGTCTGTATTTACAGTTAAATTTAGTTTTCCTAATTTATTAATTTTACCTGAAAGTTTTTCTAACGACTCGCTCAAATTATATCGATTTAATACCGATGGATTTAAATTATTAATTACCTCTTCTACAGTTTCTAAAGCTTGTTTCGATAGCGATGAAATTTGATTTAATTTGACAAGAGCTTCAGGTTCCTTTTTAAATTCTTTAGCTAGTATTTTTCCATAAATTCCAATACTAGAAAGCAAAGCACCCAAGCCATCGTGCAAATCCATTGCAATTCTTCTTCGTTCTCTTTGTTCTACTTTCATTGTGTTTCGAACTAAGTCGGCATTTATTTTAATTAAATTATTCGTTAAACGGATAATTAAAAGTAAACTTACTATCAAAATTATAAATATCGCCAACAGCAAAATAAATATCTCTTGCTTTAGTCTCGAATTTGTCTCATTTATAAACAGATGTAAACTTTTCTCATAGTCGGTAAAATACTGTTCAAATTGATCAAAAGATGTATTAATACTTAGACCATCATTATATTTTTTTATTTTATTTTCCAGATTCGAAATACTTTGTTTAAGTCTTGATAAATCAGATAATATTAGCTTTTCCTGATTAGAAGTATAGGTACGAAAATCTGTTATCATTCTCTCCACATCAATAATATAAAGTTTTGATTTTTTCAAATACCATTGACTCGAATCTAAACTCTCTTTAATGTTGATTTGCAAATAATTATCTAAGTTAATTCTTGCATCAAGAACCTTAATTTCAATTTTTTCAGATTTTTCAACCAATTTGATATGTGCCTTATCAAGACAGGCACTAAAATGAAATGTATAGATTATACCACCAAAAGAAAAAAAGCTGAATAAAACCAGTACACTTATTATTTTCTGTTTAATTATAAAATTTTTGCTGATACTCATAAGTTTTGATTACTGCGACAATAAACAAATTTAAGAATATAATTTATGTACAAATTTTGAATTAGGCTATTTAGATCTACAATAAAAAATACAAATTCATTTTTTTGCTAATCGACACTAATTTATTATCATAATAACACAACTTTTTTTATATTTTTAACAAAAAATAAATGTTTTAAAAGGTTTTTTTTGATATATTTGTTCTTTAGTCTAAAAAGATATTAATGAAAAAGACACTTGTAATTATTTTGCTCTCAATGGTATTTTTATCGCTTCCGGTGATAATGAAATACCATAAATTTGAGTGCGATTTAGCGATTGGACTTTTCGAGACTAATAATGAAAGCTCTGAATTATCTGATAAAAATGATAATGAAGAAGCTGAAGATATTAATATGAGTATTGTTTTATCTAAAATTTTACCATTAAAAAGTAAAAGCGAATTATTTCTTAAAATATTCGAAATTATCGATCCTTCAAAAGATGTGGATTCACCACCACCACGGCAGTAGAAATTCTTTATGAGCTTATTTTCTTAGCTCAATGTTCAGTATCCCTAATTTTATAAAAAAAGAATATTATCTGTTTGTTTAAAAGTTTTAAGCAAAGCAATTTTTAGTTTATAAATGAAAAAACATTTTGAACGCAAAAATCGCAGATCGCGAGTTTTGCTGCTACATCAATATTATACCTATACAGGTTTTTATCAATTTATTATCGAAAGTCTTAAAAAAGTAATATTACCATTTGCTTTACTTATTTCTGCATTATTATTTATCGATTATTTTATACTCGATCTTAACACCATATTTACAGAAAAAACAAAAGACTATTCGCGATTAGGAGTATTCTCTCTCTTTTTTGTTTCAGAATCTATTTTAGGTTTAATTCCTCCCGAACTTTTCATAGCTTGGATAAAGACACTTCCAAATCCTGTAGTTCACTTATCATTTTTAGCTCTTCTCTCCTATTTAGGGGGTTGTGTATCTTATTTTATTGGAAAAGGAGTAGTTAAATTTCCATCTTTTAAGCAAGCTATTGAAGGGAAAATGAATAAACATATTGTTCATTTGAAAAAATGGGGCGGATTTTTAATAATTATTGGTGCCCTGCTTCCTATTCCCTTTTCGATGGTAAGTATTGCATCGGGAATGATAAATTACAAATTAAGCAAGTACTTGCTTTTTGGGCTATTTCGTTTCTTAAGATTTTACTTATTTGCAATTGCAATTTTTCGTTTAATGAAAAGTTGAATTGCATAAAAAAAAAGATCAACAAAAGTTGATCTTTTTTTTGTGCGGATGAAGGGACTCGAACCCCCACGCCTTACGGCACTAGATCCTAAGTCTAGCGCGGCTACCAATTACGCCACATCCGCCTTGCGTTAATTGCAGTACAAATATGATACTTTTTTCTATTGCTTCCAAATATTTTAAATGTAAAAAAATCTCTGCAAGTCGCTATTCATAGTGCTTTCATCAATAATAAACTGATTAACAGAGAGAAATAAATATTAAATTTTATTAATATTTTTTTCTTTACTTCTCTGCTGCTAACAATTCAATTGGTTCCATTATAAATACACCAAAACAATCATGTCCATCGTGACTATGACCTACAATCTGATTTTGAGTATTTAATACTCCCTCCCAAGTATCTAAGTTATATTCAAATTGCTTTTCAACATCTAATAATTCCACTTTAGTTCCTGTTACAGAAAAATTTGTACCATCAAAACATCCTGCAACATGTTGCTCTACCCTAAAAGGAGTTTCTTCCTCTATTCGTTCTGTATAAACAACTACTCCACTTAATTTATCACCATTCTGAGTAAATTCGGCAAAACCTTCATCTTTACCAAAACCAAAATCCTCATTGAACGACCATCGGCCAGTAATATTTCTCATTTTTATGTTTTAAAATCATTTCTAAAATTAAAACAAAAGTAGAAACAATAATTAGTTTAGACTAAAATCGATCTCTAGTTTTGTAAAATTACGAGATTTCTTATTTAATCTGCGAATGCATAATCTTTTGAGATCTTCCAATTCTCCTTTGTGTAATATAAAATTACAAGCTCCACCACCTATTTGAATTAATATTTTTCGGTAATACGGAGCATTAACATTTTCTTTTTCTATTTCCTCTCCATTTAAAGCGTGCACATAATCAGCAAATTGATGATACTTGCTTTCGTTTGAAAAGTTGATGTTAATATTATTAAATTCTAAATGAATTGATTAACAGGAATCGCATTTGAAAACTGATCCGTTTGATGTTCTATTATATACCATATCTATCTGTTATTTTTAATGTATATACAAATTTAAAATCTAAGTTATTGATTGACAATACCTATAATTAGTGATTTTTAATGCAAATATGAAGAATTAACTAAGACAGCAATATTTCTATGTGAATACTCTTCGATAATTTTAAATTCTTAATCCTAATTCATAATTCTCACTTATCTTTGTAAACTTAAATACTGAAAAGTATTATTGTTTATTCGTAAATATTCATTGTATCATGATCGATCAATCAACTATATGTGCAATATCAACGGCTCCGGGAAATGGAGCTATTGCAATTGTGCGTCTTTCTGGTAAAAATGCCATAGAAATTTGTGAAAAAGTATTTCATTCGGTAAAAAATAAATCTCTTAGTGCACAAAAGGCCAATACTGTGCATTTTGGCACTATTCAGGATAATAATGAAATTATCGACGAAGTATTGGTAAGTCTATTTAAAGCACCACACTCTTATACGGGTGAAAATAGTATTGAAATTGCATGTCATGGAGCTCCTTTTATCCAACATCGTATTTTGCAGACTTTAATTAAAAATGGGGCCCGCACCGCTAAGCCAGGAGAGTTTACTCAGCGTGCTTTTCTAAATGGAAAAATGGATCTTTCTCAGGCCGAGGCTGTTGCCGATTTAATTGCTTCAAACTCTGCGGCCGCTCATAAAGTGGCTTTGCAACAAATGCGAGGCGGTTTTTCTAACGAAATAGCTAACTTAAGAGAACGACTTCTTAATTTTATTTCTTTAATTGAGTTAGAACTAGATTTTGGTGAAGAAGACGTTCAATTTGCCGATCGTACACAATTAACCAATCTGGTTAACGAAATACAGGGACTAATTCAAAAACTTGTTAATTCTTTCGAATTGGGGAATGTAATTAAGAACGGTGTTCCTGTTGCGATAGTTGGAAATACAAATGTTGGCAAATCAACTCTTTTAAACGCTCTTTTAAATGAAGATAGAGCTATTGTTTCTGATATTGAAGGAACAACTCGCGATGTAATTGAAGATACCATCAACCTGGGCGGAATCACTTTTAGATTTATCGATACAGCAGGTATTCGAACTACTAAAGATCGTATTGAAAGCATGGGAATTGAACGTACCTACAGTAAGATGAGACAAGCCCAAATAGTAATGCTTTTGGTAGATGCTGATAAAGATATTTATCAGTTAAACGAATCGATTACTGCTGTAAACAGAACTATTAATAGAGAAACTCAACATCTTGTTGTTTGTATCAACAAAATTGATTTGATTGAAAATCCGCAAGAAATTGCCAAAAATTTATTAGGTCTGGAAACAGAAGATAAAGTGATGCTTATTTCGGCCAAACAGAAACAAAATATCGATGCTTTAACCAAAGAATTACTAAAATCGGTTAATATGGCTAAAGTAAACGAACAAGATGTAATCGTTACCAACATTCGTCATTTCGAAGCTCTTAAAAATGCATTAGGAAGCATCGATAGAGTTAACAATGGCTTAGAAAGCCAAATTCCTACCGATTTTCTCGCTCAGGACATACGCGAGTGTCTTCATTTTCTTGGAGAAATTACTGGTGACATATCAACAGATGAAGTTTTAGGCAATATCTTTAAGAACTTTTGTATCGGAAAGTAACCTGTACCGCCTAACAATACAAAAAGCCTGTAATTCACACAATTACAGGCTTTTTTATTTTTTAATATTCCTATTAATTCGTACCTTTTCGCCATGTTTTGTACCTTTTTTGTTTCTTAAAAGCAATTATTGTTAAATGTAAATGTCAAGGGACAATTTCAAATTATTCCAGACATCATTAGTCATACACTGTCATTTTATGTCAGTATAAGTCGGGAGAAATTACAGTGTAAAATTTGTTATTCACTATAAAAAAACGGCATGAGCTCAAACATTGAAATCATACGAATATGTGAATTTTGCGATAATGAATTTATTGCAAAAACAACTGTTACCAGGTTTTGCTGTCACAAGTGTGCTCAAAAAGCTTACAAAAGGAGGCAAAAAGCAAAAAAGATTTCCAAAACAGAACAAGCCGTTAAAGTTCAAAAAGACATTTTACAAGGTAATCCTATATTAGAAACAGTTCAAAAGAAAGACTTCCTTTCAATTAAAGAAACCGCATTATTAATCGGCTTAAGTGAAAGAACAATTCACAGATTAATAAAAGCAGAAAAATTAAAAGTTACCAAAATTGGAAGACGTACCATAATTCACAAAACAGCAATCGATAAACTTTTTAATCTGTAAACCTGAAATCATGAAAGTCACACTCAGAAAAAAGAAGAACAAAAAGAAAATCAGTTTGTTTATTGATTATTACCACAAAGGGCAACGCAGATTTGAATATTTAGGTCTCTACCTTTACCCAGAACCTAAAAACAGCAAGGAATCCCAAGAGAACAAACGCACAATGGAAATTGCTGATAACATATATGCCAAACGAGTTGTTCAATATCAAGGTAGGAATTACGATGTAAGAAATGTACTATCCGGCAATCGTAGTTTTATTGTATTTTTTGAAGTGATGACAGAATCAAAATACGGCTCCCCTGGCAATTATGGAAATTGGGTGGGTGCATTACGCCACCTAAAAATATTTGCAAATCCAAACCTTACATTCAACGACATTACTCCTGAGTGGCTAATCTCATTTCAGGATTATTTAAAAAATAAGGCTGAGAAAAAGAATGGAGAAAAATTACTTCCTAATTCCATTTCATCCTATTATGGAAAAATTCGTGCAGCACTTAAAGAAGCAGTCCGACAAGGAGTAATCGAAACAAGTCCAACAGCTAGAATAAAAGCACCTAAAGAAGCTGAAACTCAGCGTGAATTTTTAACAATAGAAGAATTGCAGGAAGCAGCAAAAGCAGAATGCGAAATTCCAATGCTCAAAAAAGCATTTATTTTTGGATGTCTAACTGGTTTACGATTTTCAGATTTAGAAAAACTAAAATGGACCGACATTCAGCAGTCTAAAACCATAGGTTACTTTATCAGATTTCAACAAAAGAAAACAAAAGCCTACGAAACCTTACCTATATCCGATGAAACTTACAATTATCTGGATAATGAAAATTCAACAAATGAATTTGTATTTCCTGATCTAACATACAGCGCCTATAACAATACAAAATTGCGCAAATGGATAGAAAGCGCAGGCATTAATAAATACATTACGTTTCATTGCTCCCGCCATACCTACGCTACTTTACAATTAACTAACGATACTGATATCTATACAGTTTCAAAACTTTTAGGACACAAAAATTTGCAAACGACTCAAATTTATGCTAAAATTATTGATAAGAAAAAAGTAGAAGCTGCCAATAAAATCAAAATTAAACTATGAACAACATCCTTGAAACCTACGAAAAGGTTATCTATGGAGATTTACGACCTTGGATTTCTGAAAACAAAGAACAAAAGAAATTTACAGACTATTTAACGCCAAACTTTCTTGAACATCATGGAACTGGTGAAAATCTCAAACAATTCCCAGATTGGATCAAAAATAATCCTCTATTCAAAGGAGTTGAGAGACCTTATGTAGAGTTCAATGAGAAAGAGGATAATGTTGTTGAAGTTGGCTATGGCGATATGGATGATACTCTTTTCAATGGATTAATCGATATTTCCATCGAACCAGCCTTCGATGACAAAACCGAATTTTATTATCAATTGCTACAAAAGGAAAATGCTATAATTCAATTACAATTAAATAAAACCCTAAAGGATCCAAATATTGATTTTAATCAGTTTGTAAATAAGCTCTACTCTCAAATCAAATTGCACCTTATCGAAAGTCATAAAAAACACAAAGCAATACATTTACCAGGCAAGCACAAACCATTATTTGAAAATCCAGAGGATTCCATATCAAAAGAAGAATACGAGGAACGAAAGTCATCAAAATATATTCTAATGGTTGCAAAAACAAGATTAATGCAATTAACATTAGAAATCCGATCGATCTTTTCTTCTTACATCTCCGATGAAATTGAAACCGAAGATGATATTTACCACGAAATTTTGCACGAACAACCTCCATTAATAAACGCTCTGGATAGCTTCAATAAGTTGTATAAATACAGACTTAAGAACTTTATCAGTAATAAAGAATACGGTTTAAAAAATGTTAATGAATTAATTACAGACATAAAGTCAAACCTTGAATTAAAATACAAGTATTCAGACTCTAAAAGCAAAGAGTTAAAGCGTAAAGAAGAACTTTTAGACTATATTCTAATCTTAGAAAATCTGATCCTAATTAAGGAGTACAATCTAACAAATAATCAAATTAATATTGATTTCCTATCTAATACAAAAGAAATGAAAAGCTGTTTGAATTGTTTCAAACACAACATTCAATTACAACTTGAAGAACATCATCTACCAAAAGATAGAATTACTTTATTAAATGATGAAATAGAACTAATCTCAAGCTTTCAAACAAAACTGCAAGTAGCTTATACTGAATTTAAACCCTCCCTAATCCGAAAAGCCATTACCTGGCTAACAACCGAAAAAGAGTTTTATCAAGCAAACCTAAAGCTCGATTTAAAAGAACTATCTTTTGCAGGAATCGATAAAATAAAAACAAACCTATCAGTTGCTCAAATAGCACTTTTGTTTAGAACATTACACGATAATAAATTAATTGAAGTCAAGAATAAAACCGACCTTTTTCAAACAATTAGCAAAGTGTTTTCATCCAAAAAACAGGATGACATTTCAGCAAACACAATTAAAAATCATTTCGATATACCAGATAGCAAAGCAGTGGAATTTTGGGATACAGGATTC
This genomic interval from uncultured Marinifilum sp. contains the following:
- the nhaA gene encoding Na+/H+ antiporter NhaA, producing MIQFLKRKRIFDRIKDPLVEFVRLEAFGGIVLMFFTILAIFIANSSQGESFIAYWQGYFGLHFGSWELSKTIIHWINDGLMAVFFFVVGLEIKRELLTGGLSSMRKASLPIFAAIGGMVVPALFYVSLNLTGSGTHGWGVPMATDIAFALGILILLGKRIPVSLKLLLTSIAIVDDIGAVIVIALYYTSEIDWLYLLYGGGIYALLWLINLLRVRNISIFLILGIILWYMLLKSGVHATLAGILLAFTIPAHANRNIFEFVRSNVIIMNQLDDSTYDKQIEFKEKHVQSSVYAIRNNCIEVISPLHRLEHLYHPWVAYLIVPLFAFANAGVLIDSKLLTNIDQPISLGIIFGLFVGKPLGIFLFSYLSVQLKLAQKPIEICWSQILGIGFLGGIGFTMSFFVSQLAFSDVQVLNLAKFAVLIASFMSGLIGFLILRFFCRNQY
- a CDS encoding response regulator transcription factor — protein: MKSIKVILVDDHKIFRDGFRLLLQSFQYVEIIGEASDGRELLELLKTYSPDLIFMDINMPKINGVEATQKALEQFPDLKIIALTTFLDDDYLEQMLMAGVEAYMLKSAEIDEFEEAINKVNSGGNYFSKDIIDLLSDKLNTIQERKRKKQDLPSFTERETEVLNLICKGLGNKEIAEQTYLSPKTIEKHKSSLFQKTGTYNSINLVIYAFKHRLIKN
- a CDS encoding histidine kinase — protein: MSISKNFIIKQKIISVLVLFSFFSFGGIIYTFHFSACLDKAHIKLVEKSEKIEIKVLDARINLDNYLQINIKESLDSSQWYLKKSKLYIIDVERMITDFRTYTSNQEKLILSDLSRLKQSISNLENKIKKYNDGLSINTSFDQFEQYFTDYEKSLHLFINETNSRLKQEIFILLLAIFIILIVSLLLIIRLTNNLIKINADLVRNTMKVEQRERRRIAMDLHDGLGALLSSIGIYGKILAKEFKKEPEALVKLNQISSLSKQALETVEEVINNLNPSVLNRYNLSESLEKLSGKINKLGKLNLTVNTDNLSGMPLKSTEVIVYRICNELINNSLRHAKASEAHLILSGYKTILIKYSDNGIGFDSAKINNSESGGMGLKNITDRISSIGGKLNIKSRPGKGFFIEIKFNINTIKHTNEIN
- a CDS encoding DUF6686 family protein, with protein sequence MHLEFNNININFSNESKYHQFADYVHALNGEEIEKENVNAPYYRKILIQIGGGACNFILHKGELEDLKRLCIRRLNKKSRNFTKLEIDFSLN
- the mnmE gene encoding tRNA uridine-5-carboxymethylaminomethyl(34) synthesis GTPase MnmE; protein product: MIDQSTICAISTAPGNGAIAIVRLSGKNAIEICEKVFHSVKNKSLSAQKANTVHFGTIQDNNEIIDEVLVSLFKAPHSYTGENSIEIACHGAPFIQHRILQTLIKNGARTAKPGEFTQRAFLNGKMDLSQAEAVADLIASNSAAAHKVALQQMRGGFSNEIANLRERLLNFISLIELELDFGEEDVQFADRTQLTNLVNEIQGLIQKLVNSFELGNVIKNGVPVAIVGNTNVGKSTLLNALLNEDRAIVSDIEGTTRDVIEDTINLGGITFRFIDTAGIRTTKDRIESMGIERTYSKMRQAQIVMLLVDADKDIYQLNESITAVNRTINRETQHLVVCINKIDLIENPQEIAKNLLGLETEDKVMLISAKQKQNIDALTKELLKSVNMAKVNEQDVIVTNIRHFEALKNALGSIDRVNNGLESQIPTDFLAQDIRECLHFLGEITGDISTDEVLGNIFKNFCIGK
- a CDS encoding helix-turn-helix domain-containing protein, which translates into the protein MSSNIEIIRICEFCDNEFIAKTTVTRFCCHKCAQKAYKRRQKAKKISKTEQAVKVQKDILQGNPILETVQKKDFLSIKETALLIGLSERTIHRLIKAEKLKVTKIGRRTIIHKTAIDKLFNL
- a CDS encoding site-specific integrase gives rise to the protein MKVTLRKKKNKKKISLFIDYYHKGQRRFEYLGLYLYPEPKNSKESQENKRTMEIADNIYAKRVVQYQGRNYDVRNVLSGNRSFIVFFEVMTESKYGSPGNYGNWVGALRHLKIFANPNLTFNDITPEWLISFQDYLKNKAEKKNGEKLLPNSISSYYGKIRAALKEAVRQGVIETSPTARIKAPKEAETQREFLTIEELQEAAKAECEIPMLKKAFIFGCLTGLRFSDLEKLKWTDIQQSKTIGYFIRFQQKKTKAYETLPISDETYNYLDNENSTNEFVFPDLTYSAYNNTKLRKWIESAGINKYITFHCSRHTYATLQLTNDTDIYTVSKLLGHKNLQTTQIYAKIIDKKKVEAANKIKIKL